In Myxococcales bacterium, the following proteins share a genomic window:
- a CDS encoding protein kinase gives MTASPNESSPTAAGTLPEANDAGASGSSNQLERYDVRSRLAVGGMAEVYLATARGAHGFEKTVALKRILPQLALDSQFERRFIGEAKLAAKLSHANIVQVLDFGRYGGSWYIAMEFVDGVDLAHLLREVQAGRQQLPLTAAFHIAIELLRGLEYAHQLGVVHRDVSPSNILLSRAGEVKIADFGIAIAARRDPLAAQGERVIAGKWRYMSPEQAAGRDVDARSDIFSAGVVLYELFTGQRLFNGSSSEEIAANVRGLAIPKASSLRPDLPAALDDILAGALQREPMSRTARAAIMQRAITELSYQCNIVVSPEEVAGAVATAITSTDSRKSLDQVIRQQLAAVGIEASTQASQASQVGASTLRHTDLASLPGVAGGAEALAAGRESKRDLWQPRQDEAEATSLSLVYHIGRDGIAELEEQVGEAPPVPEATIAGLPRARRPSVDALRLDDHLLETVGAPRAVTAGERDASHSASATAPLLARQALAARGATEAPSATFPRPRGRAWLVALFAILIIASGTWQFARNRRSPDPDSTPTATMSALQVDSEPLGASVSINGVAMGRSPVQWSSFSSDAVRVEVRLEGYEAYVDPAVALRDDATTRVFARLRPLPTAAAVAPDSASSQPATNPTVAVTADARVVRPPVDARVASPRVDAGDDVPVTLVAAKPKMATISLYIDDSWAEVYLRGKLVGRAPSKALELPIGTHTLVLKNPPSGRETTIEVLVEAGRVNYFRTKF, from the coding sequence ATGACCGCCTCACCCAACGAGTCGTCGCCGACAGCGGCGGGCACACTACCCGAGGCAAACGACGCCGGCGCCTCGGGCTCAAGCAACCAGCTTGAGCGCTACGACGTGCGCAGCCGCTTAGCCGTTGGAGGGATGGCGGAGGTGTATCTGGCCACGGCTCGTGGCGCGCATGGGTTTGAAAAAACCGTTGCGCTCAAACGCATCTTGCCTCAGCTCGCGCTGGATTCGCAGTTCGAGCGGCGTTTCATCGGCGAGGCCAAGCTGGCTGCCAAGCTCTCGCACGCCAACATCGTGCAGGTGCTCGATTTCGGCCGTTATGGCGGCTCATGGTACATCGCGATGGAGTTCGTCGACGGCGTTGACTTGGCGCACCTGCTGCGCGAGGTGCAGGCAGGGCGACAACAGTTGCCCCTGACCGCGGCCTTTCACATCGCCATCGAGCTGCTGCGCGGCCTGGAGTACGCGCATCAGCTCGGGGTCGTGCATCGCGACGTGTCACCGTCGAACATCTTGTTGTCGCGCGCGGGCGAGGTCAAGATCGCGGACTTTGGCATCGCGATCGCCGCTCGCCGCGATCCGCTGGCGGCGCAAGGCGAGCGCGTGATCGCGGGCAAGTGGCGCTACATGTCGCCCGAGCAGGCGGCGGGGCGCGACGTCGACGCGCGGTCCGACATTTTTTCGGCCGGGGTTGTGCTCTACGAACTTTTTACCGGGCAGCGACTTTTTAACGGATCGTCGAGCGAGGAGATCGCGGCCAACGTGAGAGGCCTTGCCATTCCCAAGGCATCGTCGTTGCGGCCCGACCTGCCGGCGGCCCTGGATGACATCTTGGCTGGCGCGCTGCAGCGCGAGCCAATGTCGCGCACGGCGCGCGCCGCGATCATGCAGCGCGCGATCACCGAGCTTTCATATCAATGCAACATCGTCGTCTCACCTGAAGAGGTGGCCGGCGCGGTGGCCACGGCCATCACCAGCACCGACAGTCGCAAGTCACTCGATCAAGTGATTCGGCAACAACTGGCGGCCGTTGGCATTGAGGCGAGCACGCAGGCCTCGCAGGCTTCGCAGGTAGGGGCCTCGACGCTGCGCCATACCGATTTGGCAAGCCTTCCCGGGGTCGCTGGCGGCGCTGAGGCGCTCGCGGCCGGCCGCGAGAGCAAGCGAGATCTTTGGCAACCTCGGCAAGACGAGGCCGAGGCAACGTCGCTGAGTTTGGTCTATCACATCGGCCGTGACGGCATCGCGGAGCTCGAGGAACAAGTAGGCGAGGCGCCGCCCGTGCCCGAGGCGACCATCGCTGGCTTGCCGCGCGCGCGGCGGCCGTCGGTCGATGCCTTGCGGCTTGATGACCATTTGCTCGAAACCGTGGGCGCCCCGAGGGCGGTGACCGCCGGCGAGCGCGATGCGTCACATAGCGCGTCGGCGACTGCACCCCTCCTGGCGCGGCAGGCGCTCGCCGCGCGCGGCGCAACCGAGGCACCATCTGCCACGTTCCCGCGCCCACGGGGGCGGGCGTGGTTGGTCGCGTTGTTTGCAATTTTGATAATCGCGTCGGGCACGTGGCAGTTCGCGCGTAACCGAAGATCGCCTGATCCCGACTCGACGCCAACGGCGACCATGTCGGCGCTGCAAGTCGATAGCGAGCCTCTCGGCGCAAGCGTTAGCATCAACGGCGTCGCCATGGGGCGTTCGCCGGTGCAATGGAGCTCGTTTTCGAGCGACGCGGTGCGCGTCGAGGTGAGGCTCGAAGGGTATGAAGCCTATGTCGATCCGGCGGTGGCGCTGCGCGACGACGCGACGACGCGCGTGTTCGCGCGCCTGAGACCATTGCCGACCGCGGCGGCAGTCGCACCTGATTCGGCTAGCTCGCAACCGGCGACGAATCCAACGGTTGCCGTGACAGCGGATGCGCGAGTCGTAAGGCCGCCGGTCGACGCGCGAGTGGCTTCGCCCCGTGTCGATGCTGGCGACGATGTGCCGGTGACGCTGGTAGCCGCCAAGCCGAAGATGGCGACTATTTCGCTCTATATCGACGATAGCTGGGCCGAGGTGTATTTGCGCGGCAAGCTGGTGGGGCGAGCGCCGAGCAAGGCGCTGGAGTTACCAATCGGCACGCACACCCTGGTGCTGAAAAATCCACCGAGCGGGCGCGAGACCACCATCGAGGTGCTGGTCGAAGCGGGCCGCGTAAATTACTTTCGCACCAAATTCTGA
- a CDS encoding 2Fe-2S iron-sulfur cluster binding domain-containing protein, producing MARVTFRPTGHEVDVEVGTTLFEAGGKANASVETACVGKGTCGLCRVKVLQGEASLSPYTDEETRHIGNIYHLTKLRLACRTRVLGEADVVVEVIPRRRPATKPQNLVRK from the coding sequence GTGGCGCGGGTTACGTTCAGGCCGACCGGACATGAGGTTGACGTCGAAGTCGGGACGACGCTATTTGAAGCCGGTGGCAAGGCGAACGCGAGCGTGGAGACGGCCTGTGTTGGCAAGGGCACGTGCGGGCTGTGCCGGGTAAAAGTGCTGCAAGGCGAGGCGTCGCTGTCGCCCTATACCGACGAGGAAACTCGTCATATTGGAAATATCTACCATCTGACCAAGCTGCGTTTGGCTTGTCGCACGCGCGTGCTTGGCGAAGCGGACGTCGTGGTCGAGGTCATACCGAGGCGGCGCCCCGCTACAAAACCTCAGAATTTGGTGCGAAAGTAA
- a CDS encoding sigma 54-dependent Fis family transcriptional regulator — protein sequence MSDGPGGGTWITFLGGRASSLRVRRVELSVVAGPDRGKRAEFESERITLGARRADFEVTDGKVSGLHCEIRLDARGYRLVDSESTNGTFVGGLRVNDVYIEPETTIAIGNTRVMFRPLDASVEVPLAERDRFGDLVGRSPKMRELFARMEKLASSDATVLIRGETGAGKDLVAESLHQASPRKERAFVVVDCSAIPPHLIESELFGHERGSFMGTQASYAGAFERAHGGTLFLDQIVELPIELQPKLLRWLETREVRRIGGTVAKHVDVRVLTASSRDLMVEVNRGRFREDLLYRLLVTTLDVPPLREHKEDIPLLVETLLTQLPGGDTATIAPQTMQMLEKHDWPGNVRELRNVLERAISIAEPPTALRNRPPTANRTRSSVLSALEADDGMHINYTVDIAVPFKDAKHELVEVFERAYVTRLLMEHKGNLSAAARAAGIDRMSIHKLIARLGLQEPAES from the coding sequence ATGAGCGATGGGCCAGGCGGCGGCACGTGGATCACCTTTTTGGGCGGACGCGCCAGCAGCCTGCGCGTGCGGCGGGTCGAGCTGTCGGTGGTCGCGGGGCCCGATCGCGGCAAGCGCGCCGAGTTCGAATCTGAGCGCATCACGCTCGGCGCCCGCCGCGCTGATTTTGAAGTAACTGATGGCAAGGTCAGCGGCCTGCATTGCGAGATACGCCTCGACGCGCGCGGCTATCGCTTGGTAGACTCGGAGTCCACCAATGGCACCTTTGTGGGCGGCCTGCGCGTCAATGACGTCTATATTGAACCCGAGACTACGATTGCCATCGGCAACACGCGCGTTATGTTTCGGCCGCTTGACGCCTCGGTGGAGGTGCCGTTAGCCGAGCGTGACCGCTTTGGCGACTTGGTGGGGCGCTCGCCCAAGATGCGCGAATTGTTTGCCCGCATGGAAAAGCTGGCCAGCAGCGATGCCACCGTGCTCATTCGCGGCGAAACCGGGGCCGGCAAGGACCTCGTCGCCGAATCGCTGCATCAGGCCTCGCCGCGCAAGGAACGCGCCTTTGTCGTCGTCGACTGCAGCGCGATTCCGCCCCACCTAATTGAAAGCGAGTTGTTTGGCCACGAACGCGGCTCGTTCATGGGGACGCAGGCTAGCTATGCCGGGGCGTTTGAGCGCGCCCACGGTGGCACCTTATTTCTCGACCAGATCGTCGAGCTGCCGATCGAGCTGCAGCCCAAGCTGCTGCGCTGGCTCGAGACGCGCGAGGTGCGCCGCATTGGCGGCACCGTGGCCAAGCACGTCGACGTACGCGTCCTCACCGCCAGCTCGCGCGATCTAATGGTGGAGGTAAATCGCGGGCGCTTTCGCGAAGATCTCCTGTACCGCCTGTTGGTCACCACGCTCGATGTGCCGCCACTGCGCGAGCACAAAGAGGATATTCCGTTGCTCGTGGAGACACTGCTTACGCAATTGCCGGGCGGCGACACCGCCACCATCGCGCCGCAGACCATGCAGATGCTCGAGAAGCACGATTGGCCAGGCAACGTGCGCGAGCTGCGCAACGTGCTCGAGCGCGCCATCTCCATCGCCGAGCCGCCGACCGCCTTGCGCAATCGCCCGCCGACCGCGAACCGGACGCGCAGCTCGGTGCTCAGCGCGCTTGAGGCCGACGACGGGATGCATATTAATTACACCGTGGATATCGCGGTGCCGTTCAAAGATGCCAAGCACGAACTGGTTGAAGTGTTTGAGCGCGCCTATGTCACCCGCTTGCTAATGGAGCACAAAGGCAATCTTTCGGCGGCGGCGCGGGCGGCGGGTATCGACCGCATGTCTATTCACAAGTTGATTGCTCGACTTGGGCTGCAAGAGCCGGCAGAATCGTAG
- a CDS encoding sulfite exporter TauE/SafE family protein produces MSALEIFVLLVVGLVSGAMNTFAGAGGALAIPVLAHMLGNPVLALATFRVGVVAQSAIGLDGFLFVDRKPVIPWATLMIVLGVGVAGGLLGAVLAAATDPTWYGWLVVLSLGAIVGLLARSWWQGRAIEGAVASAPPPAPAAWPQALQLGALMLASTYGGFMHVGISFMLLAVLQRGFALSTVNALGVRSAIMLVLNAVALIWMGVAGMVAWRHGAILAVGSTLGAILAVRLAVSQRERTLNTIVLAMASLALIAAIVGLVTASR; encoded by the coding sequence TTGAGCGCCCTCGAAATCTTCGTCCTGCTCGTCGTTGGCTTGGTCAGCGGCGCGATGAATACATTTGCGGGCGCAGGCGGGGCGCTGGCGATTCCGGTGCTCGCGCACATGCTAGGCAACCCGGTGCTCGCGCTCGCAACGTTTAGGGTCGGCGTGGTAGCCCAGAGCGCGATTGGCCTCGATGGCTTCCTGTTCGTTGATCGCAAGCCCGTGATTCCGTGGGCTACGCTGATGATCGTGCTTGGCGTCGGCGTCGCCGGTGGGCTGCTGGGAGCCGTGCTCGCCGCGGCGACGGATCCAACGTGGTACGGCTGGCTCGTCGTGCTGAGCCTCGGCGCGATCGTCGGGCTGCTCGCGCGCAGTTGGTGGCAGGGACGCGCGATCGAAGGCGCGGTCGCCTCGGCGCCACCGCCGGCGCCAGCGGCGTGGCCACAAGCCCTGCAACTTGGCGCCTTGATGCTCGCTAGCACCTATGGCGGCTTCATGCACGTCGGCATCAGCTTTATGTTGCTTGCGGTGTTACAGCGCGGCTTTGCGCTTAGCACGGTCAACGCGCTTGGCGTCCGCAGCGCGATTATGCTCGTGCTAAATGCGGTGGCGCTCATCTGGATGGGTGTGGCCGGCATGGTCGCCTGGCGGCATGGCGCCATCTTGGCGGTGGGCAGCACGCTCGGCGCCATCCTGGCGGTGCGCCTCGCCGTCTCACAGCGCGAGCGCACGCTTAATACAATCGTCTTGGCTATGGCGAGCCTGGCGCTCATAGCCGCCATCGTCGGGCTAGTCACCGCGTCCCGGTGA
- a CDS encoding aconitate hydratase has protein sequence MKGFFSLTPGKRVLYLTKDPARIAAQLRGELTLTMAQLDPSELLDNINTDTMTPAWVCFDFEPHEIAKNAYAGLVIAGQRVFGQGALALGNFEVIVSGVQKGVGSSREHAAQCEVFAGSRLAVAASFAPIHARNNINIGQYMGTYDMLRRLEAGEAIALDEFARGEDAITKLIVEAGGLLPFCARLAAKELSIPQVTTTARPMNLTEKILAKKLLPGQGEFLKPGDAVLVRVDGGYSHEFTTAQVHHFLRGEYGEAYQLPAPHKFAVFEDHLIYATGVPAMAPFADKIERLRREQRAFAAHTGVRNFCAEGGVSPGICHQVAREQFIDPGDFIQATDSHTCMGGASGALAWGVGTTEYAALAYWGFTPMAVPESIRFELTGRLAPGVTAKDVMLHILATYATREETLNRVMEFGGDGLFSLSPDERATLANMATECSARGAVMEVDDVMLAWIAGHRVGAGNGDAAARAALMSELRTKVVTPDAGATHAGGVHVIELAAIVPMVATPGDPDRGVASDPKNGAAIADLGRVKIDIAYGGSCTAGKRDDMDYYAQVLAAAETAGQRIAEGVTFYIQFGSADVEQYATERGYVALFERMGVTVIKPGCGACIGCGPGVSDNGAQVTVSAINRNYKGRSGPGSLYLASPLTVAASAIAGEIVIAPPAKP, from the coding sequence ATGAAGGGCTTCTTCTCCCTCACGCCCGGCAAGCGGGTGTTGTATCTCACTAAAGACCCGGCGCGCATCGCCGCCCAATTGCGCGGCGAGCTGACGCTCACCATGGCGCAGCTCGATCCGTCGGAACTCCTCGACAACATCAACACCGACACCATGACGCCGGCGTGGGTGTGCTTTGATTTCGAACCGCACGAGATCGCAAAAAATGCCTATGCGGGCCTGGTTATCGCGGGGCAGCGGGTGTTTGGCCAGGGCGCGCTGGCGCTCGGCAATTTCGAGGTGATCGTATCGGGGGTGCAAAAGGGCGTCGGCTCTAGCCGCGAGCACGCCGCCCAATGTGAGGTATTTGCCGGTAGCCGGCTCGCGGTGGCGGCGTCCTTCGCGCCGATCCACGCCCGCAACAATATCAACATTGGCCAATACATGGGCACGTACGACATGTTGCGGCGGCTCGAGGCCGGCGAGGCGATCGCGCTCGACGAGTTTGCGCGCGGCGAGGATGCGATAACCAAGCTCATCGTCGAGGCGGGCGGCCTGTTGCCATTTTGTGCACGTCTAGCGGCAAAAGAGTTGTCCATTCCGCAGGTCACCACCACGGCGCGGCCGATGAATCTAACCGAAAAGATTCTCGCCAAGAAGTTGCTGCCAGGGCAAGGCGAATTTTTAAAGCCAGGCGACGCCGTGCTGGTGCGCGTCGACGGCGGCTATTCGCATGAATTCACCACCGCACAGGTGCATCACTTTTTGCGTGGGGAATACGGCGAGGCCTATCAGCTGCCCGCGCCGCATAAATTCGCGGTATTCGAGGATCACCTTATCTACGCCACCGGCGTGCCGGCGATGGCGCCCTTTGCCGACAAGATCGAGCGCTTGAGGCGCGAGCAGCGCGCGTTCGCGGCGCACACCGGCGTACGCAATTTCTGTGCGGAGGGCGGCGTCTCGCCGGGCATCTGCCATCAGGTAGCGCGCGAGCAATTTATTGATCCGGGCGATTTTATCCAGGCCACCGACAGCCACACCTGCATGGGCGGCGCCTCGGGTGCGCTGGCGTGGGGCGTTGGCACGACGGAGTATGCCGCGCTCGCCTATTGGGGCTTTACGCCGATGGCTGTGCCGGAGTCGATTCGCTTCGAGCTAACCGGCCGGCTCGCTCCTGGCGTTACGGCGAAAGACGTCATGTTGCACATCTTGGCCACCTATGCGACGCGCGAAGAGACGCTTAATCGCGTCATGGAGTTTGGCGGCGATGGGCTATTTTCGCTGTCGCCTGATGAACGCGCGACGCTGGCCAACATGGCGACCGAGTGCTCGGCGCGCGGCGCGGTGATGGAGGTCGATGACGTCATGCTGGCGTGGATCGCCGGCCATCGCGTAGGCGCGGGCAATGGCGACGCCGCGGCACGCGCGGCGCTGATGTCCGAATTGCGGACCAAGGTCGTCACGCCCGACGCCGGCGCGACCCACGCCGGCGGCGTCCATGTGATCGAGCTGGCGGCCATCGTGCCCATGGTGGCGACGCCGGGCGACCCCGATCGCGGCGTAGCGTCAGACCCAAAAAATGGCGCGGCGATCGCGGACCTGGGCCGGGTGAAGATCGATATCGCGTATGGCGGCTCGTGCACCGCGGGCAAGCGCGATGACATGGACTATTATGCCCAGGTGCTAGCAGCGGCCGAGACCGCCGGGCAGCGCATTGCGGAGGGCGTGACGTTTTACATTCAGTTTGGCTCGGCCGATGTTGAGCAGTACGCCACCGAGCGCGGCTATGTCGCGCTCTTTGAGCGCATGGGCGTCACCGTGATCAAGCCCGGTTGCGGTGCCTGCATCGGCTGTGGGCCGGGCGTCTCTGATAACGGCGCGCAGGTCACCGTCTCCGCGATCAATCGCAACTACAAGGGGCGCTCGGGCCCGGGCTCGCTGTACCTGGCATCGCCGCTTACAGTGGCCGCGTCGGCGATCGCGGGCGAGATCGTGATCGCGCCACCAGCCAAGCCGTAG
- a CDS encoding M1 family metallopeptidase, which translates to MTREFAFHTARPHYARDRVIDITHIKLALTLDAEARGLVGTATLSGVALAPTLTTVVLDAVALQIRAVRVDGKRATFGVDGKLLTIDVPAGVARGDALVIDIDYACHPTRGLYFIAPDAGYPDKPNQIWSQGQDEDSRYWFPCFDAPHQKSTSELIVTIAAPLTALSNGELVSRTPVEGGQVTWHFRHDVPHSCYLITLAVGDFAVSRDRWGEVECTYLVEPRYAEHAGRTLANTPKMLACFSELFGVTYPYKSYAQVFVADFIFGGMENTTATTLTDSVLMDERAALDYDADDLVSHELAHQWFGDLITCRDWGEGWLNEGFATYSEYLWRAHHQGRDEGDLLLQAWDESYFGEDSARYRRSIVTKLYDEPIDVFDAHLYEKGGRVLHMLRHELGDAEFFRSIKHYLEKHRGGAVETRDLARAIEAATGRVLDWFFAQWVTEGAGHPELEVAITWDNDKKLLRVATTQAQKVEGKTPLFRLPMVARARVAGKDIDLAVEVCEKQHVFFFPLAAAPTHVVWNPGLVALGEFRLDVPEPMLIAQLAEATLAVDRAAAAIQLGKKHGAQVEAALIQAMKRDAFWAVRDEAATALAAIRTASAATAILTALPSERHAKARRGLVRALAAFRGTSSADAIATVLGALIAKGDASYFVEAQACLSLGKLRVPQAYDLLMLATTRDSFQDVIRQHAYRGLAETRDERAIDVLLAATRWGQPSQGRRAAIGAAASFVRGRRDRFGNEVRERAQELLRDGDFRVQSSAIEALATLGHPGAIGALHATIERDSDGRLKRRAREVVRQLGEDAATSEDLQRLRTEVEVLHGKFATLREEVSKLGAKGRPPHKPATKPKARKSVSTTRKRTTKPIKPATRR; encoded by the coding sequence ATGACCCGAGAGTTTGCCTTTCATACCGCGCGGCCGCACTACGCGCGCGATCGCGTGATCGACATTACGCACATAAAGCTGGCGCTGACGCTAGACGCCGAGGCGCGCGGCCTGGTCGGCACCGCGACGCTGAGCGGGGTGGCGCTGGCACCCACCTTGACCACCGTAGTCCTCGACGCCGTGGCGTTGCAAATTCGCGCCGTGCGCGTCGACGGCAAGCGCGCGACCTTTGGCGTCGACGGCAAGTTGCTGACGATCGACGTGCCAGCTGGCGTCGCGCGTGGCGATGCGCTCGTGATCGACATCGACTATGCCTGCCACCCAACGCGCGGCCTCTATTTCATCGCGCCAGACGCGGGCTACCCCGACAAGCCCAACCAGATCTGGTCGCAGGGTCAAGACGAAGACTCGCGGTATTGGTTTCCCTGCTTCGATGCGCCGCACCAAAAGTCGACCAGCGAGCTCATCGTCACGATCGCGGCGCCGCTGACGGCGCTTTCCAATGGCGAGCTAGTATCGCGCACGCCGGTAGAGGGCGGCCAGGTCACCTGGCATTTCCGCCACGACGTGCCGCATAGCTGTTATCTCATTACCTTGGCGGTGGGCGACTTTGCGGTGTCACGCGATCGCTGGGGTGAGGTCGAGTGCACCTACTTGGTGGAACCGCGCTACGCCGAGCACGCGGGGCGCACGCTCGCTAACACGCCCAAGATGCTCGCGTGCTTCTCGGAACTGTTTGGCGTCACCTATCCCTATAAGAGCTACGCCCAAGTGTTCGTCGCCGACTTCATTTTTGGCGGCATGGAAAACACCACCGCGACCACGCTCACCGACAGCGTGCTAATGGATGAGCGCGCCGCGCTTGACTACGACGCCGACGATCTGGTGTCGCATGAGCTGGCGCACCAATGGTTTGGCGATCTCATCACGTGCCGCGATTGGGGGGAAGGCTGGCTTAACGAAGGCTTTGCAACGTACAGCGAATACCTATGGCGGGCGCATCATCAGGGGCGCGATGAGGGCGACCTCTTGCTGCAGGCCTGGGACGAGAGCTACTTCGGCGAGGACAGCGCGCGCTATCGCCGCTCCATTGTCACCAAGCTCTACGACGAGCCGATCGATGTCTTTGACGCGCATCTCTACGAAAAGGGCGGCCGCGTGCTGCACATGCTGCGACACGAGCTTGGCGACGCCGAGTTTTTTCGCAGCATCAAGCACTATTTAGAAAAGCACCGCGGCGGCGCGGTCGAGACCCGCGATTTGGCGCGCGCCATTGAGGCCGCGACCGGCCGCGTACTCGATTGGTTTTTCGCGCAGTGGGTGACCGAGGGCGCAGGGCATCCCGAGCTGGAGGTTGCGATTACCTGGGACAACGACAAGAAGCTGTTGCGCGTCGCGACGACGCAGGCACAAAAAGTCGAGGGCAAGACGCCGCTGTTTCGCTTGCCCATGGTGGCAAGGGCGCGCGTCGCCGGCAAGGATATCGATCTAGCAGTTGAGGTCTGCGAGAAACAGCACGTCTTCTTCTTTCCGCTGGCTGCGGCGCCGACGCACGTGGTGTGGAATCCGGGGCTGGTCGCGCTTGGCGAATTTCGCCTCGACGTCCCCGAGCCGATGCTGATCGCGCAGCTTGCCGAGGCAACGCTCGCGGTCGACCGCGCCGCGGCGGCGATCCAGCTCGGGAAGAAACATGGCGCACAGGTCGAGGCCGCGCTCATCCAGGCCATGAAGCGCGATGCCTTTTGGGCGGTGCGCGATGAGGCCGCCACGGCGCTCGCGGCGATTCGCACCGCGTCGGCCGCGACGGCCATCCTCACCGCCTTGCCTAGCGAGCGCCACGCCAAGGCGCGCCGAGGCCTGGTGCGCGCCCTTGCGGCATTTCGCGGCACCTCGAGCGCCGACGCAATTGCGACCGTGCTCGGCGCGCTGATCGCAAAAGGCGACGCAAGCTACTTTGTCGAGGCGCAGGCCTGCTTATCGCTGGGCAAGCTGCGTGTGCCACAGGCGTATGACCTGCTTATGTTGGCGACGACGCGCGATTCGTTTCAAGACGTGATCCGCCAGCACGCGTACCGCGGCCTCGCCGAAACGCGCGACGAGCGCGCCATCGACGTCTTGCTCGCGGCGACGCGGTGGGGGCAGCCATCGCAGGGCCGCCGCGCCGCGATCGGCGCCGCCGCAAGCTTCGTGCGCGGCCGCCGCGATCGGTTTGGTAACGAGGTCCGCGAGCGCGCGCAGGAGCTCTTGCGCGACGGCGATTTCCGCGTGCAGTCGTCGGCTATTGAGGCTTTGGCGACGCTTGGCCACCCCGGCGCCATTGGCGCCTTGCACGCCACCATCGAGCGCGACAGCGATGGGCGCCTCAAGCGCCGCGCCCGCGAGGTGGTGCGTCAGCTTGGCGAAGATGCCGCAACCAGCGAAGACTTGCAGCGCCTGCGCACGGAGGTCGAGGTGCTGCACGGAAAATTCGCGACGCTGCGCGAAGAAGTCAGCAAGCTTGGCGCGAAGGGCCGGCCGCCGCATAAGCCCGCGACCAAGCCCAAGGCGCGCAAGTCCGTGTCGACCACCCGCAAGCGGACGACCAAGCCCATCAAGCCGGCGACCCGCCGCTAG
- a CDS encoding tetratricopeptide repeat protein, whose protein sequence is MSTSQRSFGVVGVGLAAVMAAAFGGAACAPKETPIKSSESTSALGQDEIIELQTKPLRGSIWQPEALGLPPMVLVAGRASMSLDKAREAFAKASPKKKQIEAQYLATELYEASKSAPEAKPLLDEARTVLRSVGGADLNGLDENSKKMLLSFDFQVEDYAAALAVAKLLPPADGRIWEISALIRLGRIDEAAALPAKATLAKGKPSPDTIARDAYLAAWIAWRQGKSADAVAAIELAAKNWDRRFGSDVIDTETMVMMARNGATAARAVELFAGLYKGEERDKAMDRLVVAFERAGRSSEAAGVLDVIAKDGGERAVGARFKQFALSLAGSNVDEVVAAGGQLQAAASACATAKPACPPKTIDDAATEVKNVGTFMHAAFVSAHDTRYADAADALYDLYPKFPNRTDLAQVTGYKKTLADSRPRLPKGKGTHSKDMLTPLFGIHTPEIVGCYDRALLANASTSGELVTEFDVSEKGMIAAVRATPAAASTGLEPVAACITDASKAWAFPTRSMPGSTLVKMKLTFVVK, encoded by the coding sequence ATGAGTACATCACAGCGCAGTTTTGGAGTAGTTGGCGTCGGCCTGGCGGCCGTCATGGCGGCCGCTTTTGGGGGCGCTGCGTGCGCGCCGAAAGAAACCCCGATCAAGAGTTCCGAGTCGACCTCGGCGCTGGGGCAAGACGAAATTATCGAATTGCAAACCAAGCCGCTGCGCGGCTCGATCTGGCAGCCCGAGGCGCTCGGCCTGCCGCCGATGGTGCTGGTCGCGGGTCGCGCTTCTATGTCGCTCGACAAGGCGCGCGAAGCCTTTGCCAAGGCCTCGCCCAAGAAAAAACAAATCGAAGCGCAGTATCTTGCGACCGAACTCTATGAAGCGAGCAAGTCGGCGCCTGAGGCGAAACCGTTGCTCGACGAAGCACGCACCGTGCTGCGCAGCGTCGGCGGCGCGGACCTAAATGGCCTTGATGAAAACAGCAAGAAGATGCTGCTGTCGTTTGATTTTCAAGTCGAAGACTACGCCGCCGCGCTGGCCGTGGCCAAGCTCTTGCCGCCCGCTGATGGCCGCATCTGGGAAATCTCGGCGCTGATTCGGCTCGGCCGCATCGACGAAGCCGCGGCGTTGCCAGCCAAGGCCACGCTCGCCAAGGGCAAGCCCTCGCCTGACACCATCGCGCGCGACGCCTATCTCGCGGCGTGGATCGCGTGGCGCCAAGGCAAGTCGGCCGATGCCGTCGCGGCCATCGAACTCGCCGCCAAGAACTGGGATCGCCGCTTTGGCAGCGACGTCATCGACACCGAAACCATGGTGATGATGGCGCGCAACGGCGCCACCGCGGCTCGCGCCGTCGAGCTGTTTGCTGGCCTCTATAAGGGCGAAGAGCGCGACAAGGCGATGGATCGCCTCGTCGTTGCCTTTGAACGCGCTGGCCGCAGCAGCGAAGCCGCAGGCGTGCTCGACGTAATCGCCAAGGACGGTGGCGAACGCGCCGTGGGCGCGAGGTTCAAGCAATTCGCGCTCTCGCTCGCCGGCTCGAACGTCGACGAGGTGGTCGCGGCGGGTGGCCAATTGCAGGCCGCCGCCAGTGCATGCGCGACGGCCAAGCCTGCCTGCCCGCCTAAGACTATCGATGACGCCGCCACCGAAGTTAAAAACGTCGGCACGTTCATGCACGCCGCCTTTGTTTCGGCGCATGACACACGCTATGCCGATGCGGCCGATGCGCTCTACGATCTCTATCCGAAATTTCCAAACCGCACCGATCTCGCGCAAGTCACCGGCTACAAGAAAACCTTGGCCGACTCGCGCCCGCGCCTGCCAAAAGGCAAGGGCACGCACTCCAAGGATATGCTGACGCCGCTCTTTGGCATCCACACGCCAGAAATTGTCGGCTGCTACGATCGCGCGCTGCTAGCCAACGCGTCGACGTCTGGCGAGCTCGTCACCGAGTTTGACGTGTCGGAAAAAGGCATGATCGCCGCAGTGCGCGCCACGCCAGCGGCGGCGAGCACCGGCCTTGAGCCGGTCGCGGCTTGCATCACCGATGCCTCCAAGGCATGGGCGTTTCCGACCCGCTCGATGCCCGGCTCGACGCTGGTCAAAATGAAGTTGACCTTCGTCGTAAAGTAA